From the Synergistaceae bacterium genome, the window CATCTACGAGGGCAAGGCGGGGTTCCCCTACACCAGCATGAGGGGTATGTTCACTCTGTACCCCAACGTCATGCAGTGGGTCATCCGGAAGGGTCTCAACATCAAAAGCGTCGCCGACCTGAAGGGCAAGCACATCGTCCCCGGCCAGGTCGCCAGCGCCACGGAGATCAACAGCCGGGAAATGCTGGCCGCCTACGGCCTCAACTACATGAAGGACAAGGGTGAGGTCACCGTCACAGCCGAGTATCTGGGCTACAACGAGGCCGCCGACCAGATGAAGAACGAGCAGATCGACGCCACCCACATCGCCGGCGGAGTCCCCACGGCGGCCGTCATCGACATGCTGTCCTCCGACGCGGGAGAGCTGCTCTCCATGGAAGCGGACAAAATCAAGATCATCTGCGACAAGTATCCCTGGTATTTCCCCTTCACCATCCCCGCGGGCACCTATCCCAAGCAGGATAAGGACGTGTACACCATCGCCCTGTCCAACATCCTTTTCACCGACGCCAAGTATCCGGACGACCTGGTCTACATGCTGACGAAGGCCACCTACGACTTCCACAGCGACATGGTCCTCGGCCACAGCGCCACGGAGTACACGGTGGTGGAGAACGCCTTCAACGGCATGACGGTTCCCCTGCACCCCGGCTCCATCAAATACTTCGAGGAAAAGGGCATCACCGTTCCCGCCAATCTGAAGCCCGCGAAATAGTTCGGAAAAACCATTGAACCCTCCGACAATCCAGGCTTTTTTAAATAAAGAGTCTGGATTGTCCTTTTTTTAAAAATTCATACTGGAGGCTGACATTATGCCTGATGACGCAATCTCCGCAAGCAAACCGACGGAAGAGATTTCGCAGGCCAAAGCGGAAGAAGTGCTCGGGGAGATCGACAGGGAATCGAGTTTCCGCAGATACGCCGGCCGCTGGGCGGCCATCGTCTCGGTCATTACCATTGTGATGTCCCTGTACCACCTCGTAACCTCCTCCGGATACTGGATGCTGCCCGCCATGCAGCACCGCAGTGTCCACCTCGCTTTCCTCATGGGTCTCACCTTCCTGCTCTATCCCGCGTTTGGAAAAAAGAAAAAAGGCGCCGCGCCGTCGATCTGCGATCTGATCTGGTGCGCGTTCGGCGTCGTGTCCAGCATTTATCTGCTCTTTTACTTCGACGAGTTCAGCATTCGGGGCACGGCCATCACGAGGGACTACGTCATGGGGGCCATCGTCACCGTCTGCGTTCTGGAGGCCACGAGGCGTTCCGTGGGCAAGGAGCTCATGCTGCTCTCTCTCGTCTTTCTGGCCTACGGGTTCTGGGGCGAGTACATTCCGGGGGTCCTGGGGCACACGGGCTTCTCGGTGCGGCGGATCATCTACCAGACCTACCTTTCCTCCGAGGGCATCTTCGGCGTGGCGCTGGGGGTCTCCGCCACCTACATCTTCCTCTTTATCCTCTTCGGCGCCTTTCTGGCAGAGACGGGCATGGGGGGCTTCATCAAGGACCTGGCCCTCTGCATCGCCGGCCGGACCATCGGCGGAGAGGCCAAGGTGGCCATCGTGACCTGCGGGCTCATGGGGATGATCAACGGCAGCGCCGTGGGCAACGTGGCGGCGACGGGGACCTTCACCATTCCCCTCATGCAGAGCGCCGGGTTCAAACCGGTGTTCTCCGCCGCGCTGGTGGCCGCCGCGGGCACGGGAGGAATGATCATGCCGCCTGTGATGGGGGCCGCCTCCTTCATCATGGCCGAGTACCTGCGGATGGACTACGGCAAAATCATGCTGGCGGCGGCGATACCGGCCATTCTCTACTACATCTCCCAGTACGCCTACGTCCACGTGGAGGCGATCCGCCTGGGGATGAAGCGCGTGCCCAGCAGTCAGATTCCCTCCGTGTTCTCCGTCATGCGCCGTGAAGGCTACATGATCATCCCGGTGGTGGTCATCGTGTGGCTTCTGCTCAAGGGACGCACGCCCCTCTACGCGGCCTTCTACGGCATTTTGAGCTCTGTTTTTGTGACCAGCGTCGCCAGTATCTTCAAAGGCACCTTTGTGGCGACCCTGAAAATATACGTCCGGGCTCTGGAACAGGGGGCCCGTCAGAGCGTCAGCGTCGGAGTGGCCTGCGCGGTGGTGGGCATCATCAACGGCATCACCAACATGAGCGGGCTGGGCCTCGTTCTCGGCAACAGCATCGTCTCCCTGGCTCAGGGCAGCATCTTCTTCACGGCCTTCCTGACCATGATCGTCTCGATTATTCTGGGCATGGGCCTGCCCACCACGGCCTGCTACATCATCACGGCCACCATCGCGGCCCCGGCCCTGCTGAAAATGAAGGTCAACCCCCTGGCGGCCCACATGTTCTGCTACTACTTCGCCTGCCTGTCGAACCTGACGCCTCCCGTGGCCATCGCCTCCTACGGCGCGGCCGGCCTGTCCGGGCAGAACCCCTCGGAGGTGGGCTGGACGGGGTTCCGCATAGCCCTTCCGGGGTTCGTCATCCCCTTCACCTTCATCTACGCTCCGGCGCTGCTCTTCGTCAACAGCACGGTGGGTGAGATCGTGCTGGCGACGGTTTCCGCCTTCATCGGCGTCGTGGCAGCCGCCGTGGCCATGCAGGGCTACACCACCCGGCCCCTCAGCGTTTTCTTCAGGCTTATGCTCTTCGCCGGATCTCTGCTCCTGATCATTCCGGGGGTCGCCACCGACATCGCGGGCATCGTCATCGTCCTCGGGCTCTTCCTGTACCTGAAGTACACCACCCCCAAATCCGAAACGGCGGCGTAAATAAAAATAAATCCTGAACAGTAAATCCTGAATCTGAGGAAAGTCAGTGAAAAATATGGATATCACACTCAAATATGGAAGAAAGGAAGTCCGGCTCTCCCTCCCCGACCGCAACGTTCTGGGGGTGCTGGAGCCCTCCGCGTCCCTGCCCCCCATAAAGGACCTGGGGGCGGCCGTCCGGGCCGTCCTCGCGACCCCCACCGCCGGCCCCTCTCTGTCGGCGCTGATGGAGGAGAAAAAGCCCCGCGGAATCGCCATTATCGTCAACGACATGACGCGCTCCACCCCCACTTACGACGTTCTGCCGCCTCTTCTGGAGGAGCTGACGCGGCTGGGGGCGACTCGGGAGTCCATCACCATCGTGGTCGCCACGGGGACCCACCGGGCCATGACCCCGGAGGAAATCGAGAAGGCCGTGGGCGGCGGCGTGGTTTCGGCGGGGTGGAAAATCGTCAACCACGACTGCGACGCGCCGGACCTGGTGGACATGGGGACCCTCCCCACCGGCAACAAAATGAAGGTCAACAAAATCGTGGCGGAGTCGGACCTCCGCATCGCCATCGGCGAGGTGCTGCTGCACTACTACGCCGGATTCGCGGGGGGCCGGAAAAGCATCCTGCCCGGCGTGGCGGGCCGTGAGACGGTCATGCGCAACCACGCCATGATGACCGCCCCCGGGGTGGGAATCGGCCTGCTGGAGGGAAACCGGGTCTACGAGGAAACGGACGTGGCGGTGGAGAAGTTCTGCCCACTGCACTTCATCGTCAACCTCGTCTCCGACAGCCACAAAAACGTGGTCCGCGTGGTGGGCGGCCACTTCCGGGACGCCTGGATGGAGGGCGTGAAGACCTTCCGGGCCATGAACTTCGTCTCCATCCCCAAACGGGCCGACGCCGTCATCGTCTCCGCCGGCGGCTACCCGAAGGACATCAACATGTACCAGGCCCACAAGGGAATCTACATGGCCTCCCGGGCCGTGCGGAACGGCGGCGCCATGGTTTTCTTCGCCGAGCTGGAGGAAGGCTACGGCCACAAGGTTTTTGCGGAATGGGCGGAACGGGGCTGGACAAAGGAACAGGTGATGCGGGAGTTCGAGGCGGAGTTCCGCTTCGGCGCCCACAAGCTCTACTACATGGCCACCCACGCCCGGGACTTCGACATGTACCTTTACTCGAAGATGAACGAACGGGAAAGCCGCCTGATGTTCTGCGAAAAGATCGACAAAACCGACGACGTGCTTCCCATGCTGCAAAAACGCTTCGGCGAGGATTTCACCGCCTGGGTGATCCCTCAGGGGGGCATCGTCCTCCCGAATCCGGCGGACTGATACGGCTCTGAAGTTAAGGCTGAAATTGAAGTTGAAAAGGGGATAGAAATATTGACTGATATTGATCTCAATTACGATGTTCTGGTTATAGGAGCCGGAGTCGTGGGCTGCGCCATCGCCCGGGAGCTCGCCCGCCACAAAAAAACCGGCGGAGAGCGGCTGAGGGTGGCCGTGGTGGACAAGGAGCCGGACGTGAGCCTTGGGACCAGCAGCCGCAACAGCGCCGTGGTTCATTCCGGCATCAACTACGCTCCCGGCACCGAGCGGGCCGTTCTCGACGTGAAGGGCAACGCCATGATGGACAAACTCTGCGGGGAACTGAAGGTTCCCATCAAACGAATCGGCAAGCTCACCGTGGCCCTGACGGAGGGAGACCTTCCGGGGCTTCACAAGCAGAAAAATCAGGGAGAGGCCAACGGCGTTCCCGGCATGGAGCTGATGGACAACGCGAAGATGCAGACCATCCAGCCGGGAATCGAGGGGATTCTCGGGCTTTGGACCCCCACAAGCGCCATTATTTCCTCCTTCGGCCTCACCATCGCTCTGGCCGAAAACGCCCATGCCAACGGAGTGGACTTCCATCTGAACTACGCGGTGAAGTCCATTGCCCGCCCGGGAAAGCCCGGAGACCCCTTCGAGGTTCGAAGCGCCGACGGCAGAACCTGCAGATCCGCGCTGGTGGTCAACGCCGCGGGGCTCCACTGCGACGAGGTCAGCGCCATGGTGGGGATAACGAACGTCAAAATCTGGGCCTGCCGGGGAGAATATTACGTGCTGGACAAGCGGCTGGACGGCACGCTGAAAACCCTGATCTACCCCGTTCCCGGTCCCAACGACCCCGGCCTGGGGATCCACCTCACCCCCACCGTGGACGGCAACATCCTGATCGGCCCCAGCGCGGTCTACATTCCGGAGGAGGATCGGGAGGACTACCGCGCCACCTCCGCCATCATGGCAGACCTGCGCCGGGAGGGTCTGAGGCTGCTTCCCGACCTCGCCGCCTCGGATTTCATCCGCAGTTTCGCCGGCAACCGCCCCAAGCAGACGCCCCCCGAAAAGGGAGGCAACGCCGATTTCGTCATCGAAGAAACCTCCGTGCCCGGCTTCATTCACCTGCTGGGAATAGAGAGTCCCGGCCTCACCAGCTCCCCGGCCATCGCCCTGAAGGTTAAGGACATGATCGTGAAGCACATTCCTCTGACGGAGCGGACGGATTTCGTCGCCGAGCGGCCCGGCTTCATCGGCACCTTCTCGGAGCTGCCTCTGGAGCAGCGCATGGACCTCATCAAAACCGAGCCGGAGTACGGGGAGATCATCTGCCGCTGCGAGCAGATCACGAAGAAGGAAATCCGGCAGGCCATCGAAAACCCGCTGGGAGTCCGCACCATGGCCAGCATCAAATACCGCGCCCGGGCTCAGATGGGGCGCTGTCAGGGCGGGTTCTGCACGCCCCGGATCGTCCGTATGCTGCGGGATGAGTACGGCTACCGCCCGGAGGACTTTTTTGTGCGGGGCGGAGCTCCCATGTTCGCCGGAAACGTTCGCTCAGAGAAAGGAGGCGATGCCCGATGAGCGCGTCGAAAGTCATCGAGCGCGACCTCGTTGTCATCGGCGGAGGACCGGCCGGACTGGCCGCCGCCATCGCGGCCAAAGAGGCGGGCTGCGACGTGGTCCTGATCGAGCGGGACCGGATTCTGGGGGGAATTCTGAATCAGTGCATTCACGACGGGTTCGGCCTGCACCGCTTCGGCGAGGCTCTGTCGGGGCCGGAATACGCCGGGCGTTTCATCGCTCAGCTGAAGGGGCTGGACGTCCCCGTTCTGCAGAACACCATCGTCCTGAACCTCTCCTCCGACCGTAAACTTCTCGTTTCGCGGATGGGAGAGCTGACGGAAATTCACGCGAAGGCCATCGTTCTGGCCATGGGGTGCCGGGAGCGGACCCGGGGGGCCCTGTCCATCCCCGGCCATCGACCCAGCGGCGTCTACACCGCGGGGGCGGCGCAGAACTTCGTCAACATGGAAAACATCATGCCCGGCAAACGGGTCTGCATTCTGGGGTCCGGAGACATCGGCCTGATCATGGCCCGCCGCATGACCCTGGAGGGGGCGAAGGTGGAGGCCGTTTTCGAGCTGCTCCCCTGGTCCAGCGGGCTTCCCCGCAACATCCGCCAGTGTCTCGTGGACTACGGCATTCCCCTTTATCTGAGCACCACGGTGGTGAACATCTCGGGCATGGGACGCCTGGAGGGGATAACGGTGGCCACGGTGGACGATAAAAGACAGCCCGTCGCCGGAACGGAGAAGTTCTTTCCCTGCGACACCCTGCTGCTCTCCGTGGGTCTGATCCCGGAGAACGAGCTGGCCCGGGAGGCGGGAGTCGCCCTGAGCCCCATCACCGGCGGAGCTCTGGTGGACGCTGACTGCATGACCAGCATCCCTGGAGTTTTCTCCTGCGGCAACGCCCTTCACGTGCACGACCTGGTGGACCGGGTCTCCGAGGAGGCGGAGCGGGCGGGACGCGCCGCCGCGGCCTTCGTGGCGGGGAAACTCTCCTCCGGCGGAACCGGCGTCTCCATCCTTCCGGGCTCCGGAGTGCGCTACGTCATGCCGGATCATATGACGATTCCGGAAAATCCGGAGGAAACGACTCTGGCCTTCCGGGTGACGACCCCCAAACGGGACGGGGTGGTACGCGCCGCGGCCGGTGATACAATTCTGAAGGAAGAAAAACACCCGCGCCTGCATCCGGCGGAGATGGTGTGGATGCGGCTTTCCGTCGAGGCGCTGAGGGAGCTGAAAAAGAGCGGCAAAGCTCTGGAGGTGAGCGCGTCATGAGCGAGAACAGAATTAAGGGTGAATTTACCTGTGTCGTCTGCCCCAACGGCTGTTTCATCGAGGCGGAGTACCTGGAGGGCGGCTCGGAGGGGCCGAAGCTGCTGTCTCTGGCCGGAAACCAGTGCAAGAGGGGCGAAACCTGGGTGCGTCAGGAGATCGAGACCCCCATGCGCACCATTTCCACCAGCGTGCCGGTTCACGGAGGGGATTTCCTGCTGGCCAGCGTCCGGACGGCCGAGCCCATTCCTCTGGCGAAGGTTCAGGACGTCATGGCCGAAATCCGGAAGACGAGCCTGAACGCGCCTCTGTCCATCGGGCAGGTGGTCCTGAAGAACCCCGCCGGCACCGAAACGGAAATCATCGTCACCCGCAACGTGGCGGCAGCCGGGTAATTTTACGCACATGAGTGACACGAACAACACATGAGTTACACGGCAGTTGACAGTTTGCATCAATTACTTTAAAATCATAAAATATTTTTTGGACAGAAAAATAAAACTCAAAATTAAACTCAGGAAAGGAGTAAGCGGACATGACGAAGCGGTTGAGGATGCACCTGTGCACTTTGAATTTCAGCCTTCTCCTCCTCGGACTTTACGTGAACGCGGACTCCCTTTTCTTTGAGCCGGCGCTTTTCGACGCGTAAACACCGAGAGACGCCAGAAAGCGAAAAACAAAGAATAAGAGGGGTCCGGACGCAAAGTTCGGGCTCCTTTTTTATTTTTAGATTTCTTATTTAAATGTTTCAGAATTTATATCAGTATTTATGTCAAAATCGTAGAGGCTGGAAGGTGAGTATTATGGAGAACATGAAGGACAGGGTACGTATTTTCGATACGACTTTACGCGACGGCGAGCAGGCGGCGGGAGGCAACCTGAACGTCGCCGAGAAACTGCAGATTGCCCGTCAGCTGGGCAAGCTGGGCGTGGATATTGTCGAAGCGGGCTTTCCCGCCGCGTCGCCGGGAGATTTCGACTGCGTCGAGGCCATCGCCAGAGAGGTTCCGGAGCCCATCATAGCCGGACTTTCCCGCACGAGAGAGGAGGACGTCCGGGCCTGTTACGACGCGGTGAAAAAAGCGCCCCGGCACCGCATCCACGTGTTCATCGCCACAAGCCCCATTCACATGGAATATAAACTCAGAATGACGCCCGATCAGGTTCTGGACGAGGTTCGATCCTCCATTTCTCTGGCCCGAAGCCTGGTGGAGGACGTGGAGTTTTCTGCCGAGGACGCCAGCCGCTCGGAGCTGCCCTTCCTGATTCGGGTTTTCAAAGAGGCCGTGGCTGCCGGCGCCGCGACTCTGAATATCCCCGACACCGTGGGATACGCCACTCCGGAGGAATTTCAGCGATTCTGCAAAGCGATCATGGACGGTGTGGAGGCCCCGGAACACGTGATTTACTCCGCTCACTGCCACAACGACCTGGGGCTGGCCGTGGCCAACTCCCTCGCCGGAGTGCAGGCGGGGGTCCGTCAGGTGGAATGCACGATCAACGGTCTGGGGGAGCGGGCGGGCAACGCCTCTCTGGAGGAAATCGTCATGGCGCTGAAGACGCGCTTCGACGAATACGGCCTTTCCACGGGACTGGACACGACGAAGCTCTACCCGGTCAGCGCCCTGGTCTCCCGCCTGTCGGGGGTGCAGGTTCCCCCCAACAAGGCCATCGTAGGAGCCAACGCCTTCGCCCATCAGGCGGGCATTCACCAGCACGGCGTCATGGTCAATCCTCTGACCTACGAAATCATGAAGCCCGGCGACGTGGGAGCCGCGGGCAGCGAGTTGGTGCTGGGCAAACACTCCGGCCGTCACGCCTTCCGGGATCGCATCGAGCGGTTGGGCTTCGCCCTCACGAACGAGCAGATCGACAAGGCTTTTGCTCTGTTCAAACAGCTTTGCGACAGGAAAAAAGACCTTTCCGACGAGGATATTGCCGCCCTGATCGCCGACGAGGTTCTGCCCTTCGCCGGAGACAACCTTTACGATCTTCGCCACTGTTCCGTCAAAACCGGCGAAGGTCCCACTCTGGCCGTCATTACGCTGGCCAACGGAAAGGGAGACATCAGCGACGCCGCCACGGGCAACGGCCCCATCGACGCGGCCTATCGCGCCATCCGCCGGGCCATCGACCTGGAACCCGAACTGCTCACCTTCAACATCAAGGCCACCAGCGACCGTTCGGACGCTCTGGGAGAAACCACGGTGACGCTGCGCTCCGGCTCCGTCACAGCCCCCGGACGCGGGGTCAGCACGGACATCATCGAATCCGCCGTCAAGGCGTTCGTCAACGGAGTCAACCGCCTTCACGTGCTGGCGGCGGCCAAGGGCGTCGAGCTTACGAAAAAGCGCGCAAATTATATCGAATGAAGAAGGTTCTGAAGAGGCAGCAGGTTCGGAGTAAAAGGGACTTTGCCTCTTCGGGCCTAAAATCG encodes:
- the larA gene encoding nickel-dependent lactate racemase; translation: MDITLKYGRKEVRLSLPDRNVLGVLEPSASLPPIKDLGAAVRAVLATPTAGPSLSALMEEKKPRGIAIIVNDMTRSTPTYDVLPPLLEELTRLGATRESITIVVATGTHRAMTPEEIEKAVGGGVVSAGWKIVNHDCDAPDLVDMGTLPTGNKMKVNKIVAESDLRIAIGEVLLHYYAGFAGGRKSILPGVAGRETVMRNHAMMTAPGVGIGLLEGNRVYEETDVAVEKFCPLHFIVNLVSDSHKNVVRVVGGHFRDAWMEGVKTFRAMNFVSIPKRADAVIVSAGGYPKDINMYQAHKGIYMASRAVRNGGAMVFFAELEEGYGHKVFAEWAERGWTKEQVMREFEAEFRFGAHKLYYMATHARDFDMYLYSKMNERESRLMFCEKIDKTDDVLPMLQKRFGEDFTAWVIPQGGIVLPNPAD
- a CDS encoding DUF1667 domain-containing protein, producing MSENRIKGEFTCVVCPNGCFIEAEYLEGGSEGPKLLSLAGNQCKRGETWVRQEIETPMRTISTSVPVHGGDFLLASVRTAEPIPLAKVQDVMAEIRKTSLNAPLSIGQVVLKNPAGTETEIIVTRNVAAAG
- a CDS encoding TAXI family TRAP transporter solute-binding subunit is translated as MKKCLVLLVLVLSVCVLVLSSGGAASAAPYRVNIATATTGGAYYPIGNAMAQIWSTQLDGKVRASAQSTAGTPQNIELMQNDEVQIAIGQNGICYYAYYGTDIYEGKAGFPYTSMRGMFTLYPNVMQWVIRKGLNIKSVADLKGKHIVPGQVASATEINSREMLAAYGLNYMKDKGEVTVTAEYLGYNEAADQMKNEQIDATHIAGGVPTAAVIDMLSSDAGELLSMEADKIKIICDKYPWYFPFTIPAGTYPKQDKDVYTIALSNILFTDAKYPDDLVYMLTKATYDFHSDMVLGHSATEYTVVENAFNGMTVPLHPGSIKYFEEKGITVPANLKPAK
- a CDS encoding 2-isopropylmalate synthase, which codes for MKDRVRIFDTTLRDGEQAAGGNLNVAEKLQIARQLGKLGVDIVEAGFPAASPGDFDCVEAIAREVPEPIIAGLSRTREEDVRACYDAVKKAPRHRIHVFIATSPIHMEYKLRMTPDQVLDEVRSSISLARSLVEDVEFSAEDASRSELPFLIRVFKEAVAAGAATLNIPDTVGYATPEEFQRFCKAIMDGVEAPEHVIYSAHCHNDLGLAVANSLAGVQAGVRQVECTINGLGERAGNASLEEIVMALKTRFDEYGLSTGLDTTKLYPVSALVSRLSGVQVPPNKAIVGANAFAHQAGIHQHGVMVNPLTYEIMKPGDVGAAGSELVLGKHSGRHAFRDRIERLGFALTNEQIDKAFALFKQLCDRKKDLSDEDIAALIADEVLPFAGDNLYDLRHCSVKTGEGPTLAVITLANGKGDISDAATGNGPIDAAYRAIRRAIDLEPELLTFNIKATSDRSDALGETTVTLRSGSVTAPGRGVSTDIIESAVKAFVNGVNRLHVLAAAKGVELTKKRANYIE
- a CDS encoding NAD(P)/FAD-dependent oxidoreductase, yielding MTDIDLNYDVLVIGAGVVGCAIARELARHKKTGGERLRVAVVDKEPDVSLGTSSRNSAVVHSGINYAPGTERAVLDVKGNAMMDKLCGELKVPIKRIGKLTVALTEGDLPGLHKQKNQGEANGVPGMELMDNAKMQTIQPGIEGILGLWTPTSAIISSFGLTIALAENAHANGVDFHLNYAVKSIARPGKPGDPFEVRSADGRTCRSALVVNAAGLHCDEVSAMVGITNVKIWACRGEYYVLDKRLDGTLKTLIYPVPGPNDPGLGIHLTPTVDGNILIGPSAVYIPEEDREDYRATSAIMADLRREGLRLLPDLAASDFIRSFAGNRPKQTPPEKGGNADFVIEETSVPGFIHLLGIESPGLTSSPAIALKVKDMIVKHIPLTERTDFVAERPGFIGTFSELPLEQRMDLIKTEPEYGEIICRCEQITKKEIRQAIENPLGVRTMASIKYRARAQMGRCQGGFCTPRIVRMLRDEYGYRPEDFFVRGGAPMFAGNVRSEKGGDAR
- a CDS encoding TRAP transporter permease, encoding MPDDAISASKPTEEISQAKAEEVLGEIDRESSFRRYAGRWAAIVSVITIVMSLYHLVTSSGYWMLPAMQHRSVHLAFLMGLTFLLYPAFGKKKKGAAPSICDLIWCAFGVVSSIYLLFYFDEFSIRGTAITRDYVMGAIVTVCVLEATRRSVGKELMLLSLVFLAYGFWGEYIPGVLGHTGFSVRRIIYQTYLSSEGIFGVALGVSATYIFLFILFGAFLAETGMGGFIKDLALCIAGRTIGGEAKVAIVTCGLMGMINGSAVGNVAATGTFTIPLMQSAGFKPVFSAALVAAAGTGGMIMPPVMGAASFIMAEYLRMDYGKIMLAAAIPAILYYISQYAYVHVEAIRLGMKRVPSSQIPSVFSVMRREGYMIIPVVVIVWLLLKGRTPLYAAFYGILSSVFVTSVASIFKGTFVATLKIYVRALEQGARQSVSVGVACAVVGIINGITNMSGLGLVLGNSIVSLAQGSIFFTAFLTMIVSIILGMGLPTTACYIITATIAAPALLKMKVNPLAAHMFCYYFACLSNLTPPVAIASYGAAGLSGQNPSEVGWTGFRIALPGFVIPFTFIYAPALLFVNSTVGEIVLATVSAFIGVVAAAVAMQGYTTRPLSVFFRLMLFAGSLLLIIPGVATDIAGIVIVLGLFLYLKYTTPKSETAA
- a CDS encoding NAD(P)/FAD-dependent oxidoreductase, with translation MSASKVIERDLVVIGGGPAGLAAAIAAKEAGCDVVLIERDRILGGILNQCIHDGFGLHRFGEALSGPEYAGRFIAQLKGLDVPVLQNTIVLNLSSDRKLLVSRMGELTEIHAKAIVLAMGCRERTRGALSIPGHRPSGVYTAGAAQNFVNMENIMPGKRVCILGSGDIGLIMARRMTLEGAKVEAVFELLPWSSGLPRNIRQCLVDYGIPLYLSTTVVNISGMGRLEGITVATVDDKRQPVAGTEKFFPCDTLLLSVGLIPENELAREAGVALSPITGGALVDADCMTSIPGVFSCGNALHVHDLVDRVSEEAERAGRAAAAFVAGKLSSGGTGVSILPGSGVRYVMPDHMTIPENPEETTLAFRVTTPKRDGVVRAAAGDTILKEEKHPRLHPAEMVWMRLSVEALRELKKSGKALEVSAS